The sequence below is a genomic window from Kiritimatiellia bacterium.
GCTCGAGGCCAGGTTCAGGTTGGAACTGCCGGGTAGCGTGGCATAATAGTGGCCCGCGCTGGCGCCGCCGACCAGCGTCCACCCGCCGCCCCAGCCCGTCCCGCCGTTCGAGCGGTTGGTCCACCCGGCCGAGTAGATCGTGTTCGACGAGGCGTCCGAGGCCGCGGCGTTGCCGGGCCGGTTGGTCGCCGCCACCCGGATGTAGTTGGTGCCGACCTCGATCGGCACCGCTGCCAGGCTCCACCGCGCCGTCGCGGCGCCGCTGCCGGTCTGCCCGGTGAACTGGTTGCTCCAGGCCAGGAACCCGGCCGTGGCCACGGTGGCCGTCCCGGAAAGCGTGTACTGGCTGGTGTCGTGCGGGACCGAGATCGTGCCGACGGGGTTCGTGAGAGCGATGCCGGGCGGCGCGGGCCAGCAGTTGGTCACGGCCACGGACCAGTTCTGGTCGTAGTGGTTGTCCCACGTCCCCGCCCCGTCATGGAAAACGAAATTCAGACGACGCGCGCCGGCCGGGATGGAATAGGCGGCCGTCCAGGTCCCCGCCGGGCTCTCGGTCATCGCCGTCCCGGGGCTCGACGCGTCGAGCCAGCCGTCGTGCCCGATGTACAAGTAGACGTTCGCGGCATTGGTGAGCGGGCCCTCGTTCTCCCGGTACGTGATCGTCACCGGCACGCAGCCCTGCGGCGCCGGCGGGCTCACCGTGACCTCGGCGGGCGTCCCGCCGCCGCACCCGCTGACCGAGAGCTGCCAGTCTGCGCCGATGTTGTTGTCCCACGTGCCCGCGCCGTCGTTGAAGGCCAGGTCCAGCCGGTAGGTCCCCGGGGCGATCGTGTGCGTATACTCCCACGTGCCGCCGACGTGGTTCGACATCGGCACGTCCACGACGTCCTGCCACTCGTTGCGGCCGAGGTAGATGTTTACCTGCGCGGCGTCCTTGAGCGGGTGATCGAGGGGATCGTACGTGATCTTCACCTCCACGCAGCCGCCGGGCGCGGCCGGGTCGAACGAAACCTCCCCCGGCGTGACGTGCTCCTCCTTCGAGAAGATCTGCACGCTGTACATCCCCATGTTCACCGCCGCCGTCGGCGGCGAGCCGGCGGCGACCACCGAGGCCGGCCCGATGTGGCCGAAGTCGGCCTGGTAGTTGGTGGAGTCGCCGTTAAAGTGCGAATACCACGTGCCCGCGGACGGGAACTGGATGGAATAGCTGTTGTTGGTCCAGTTGTTCACCGAGAAGTTCGCGACCACGACCACGTCGTCCGCCCCGCCGCCCGCGTCCCACCGCGTGTAGGCGATGACCTTGTTCGCGTTGTCGATGTGATGGACGTTGATGCCGGTGCCCTTCAGCCCGCCGGTGGCCCCGGCGAGGTTCCGCCGGAGGCGGATCATGTCCCCGTAGGCGCGGACGATCCCCGAGTACGTGTTGGTCAGGCTCCAGCGCAGCGACTGCTCCGCGCTGAACGTCCAGGTCTCGTGCATCTCCTGGCCCTGGAAGAGCATCGGCACGCCCGGCGCCGTCATGACGATCCCGGCCGCCAGCAGGGCGCGCCGCCGGGCCCAGATGCTGTCCGGGTTGCCCGCGTCGATGTCGCGCGGCAGGCGCACCTTGCTGTTCAGATCGCCCACCGTGTCGTGGGACTCCGAGAAGATCACGCGGTTGTGGCTGGGCCAGCCATTGAGGAGCGAAGCGACGGTGCTCATGCTGCGATCCGCGTCGCTCGACCGCGTCACCTGGTACTTCAGGTCATCGTGGAACCCGACGTGCCACTGGCTGTCAAAGTTCATGCTGTAATCGAAGGCGTGGTCCTCGGCGATGCGGATCTTGCCCGGGTACGACTGGCCCATCTCCCAGTTGATGTCCCGCAGCATCGCCTCGCCGTCGGCATTGTGGTTCGCGCCGTTGTTGTAATAGACGATATTGAAGACGGAGTCCCACCGGAAGCCGTCCACGCGGTACTCCTCGAGCCACATGAAGATCTGGTCGCGGATGTAATCCTGCACCTCGCTGCGCCCGAAGTCCGGCCGGGTATTGCCCCACCAGGTGTTGGCCTTGGCGTACTCGTTGTAGAAGTAGATGCCGCCCAGGCCGTTCTGGCTCCAGCCGTCGAACGTCCACAGGTCGAGATCGGACGGCCCGTAGTGGTTGTGCACGACGTCCACCAGCACCGCGATGCCGCGCTCGTGGCACGCCTTCACAAAGCGCTTGAACGCGTCCGGCCCGCCCAGCGCGCTCTCCACGGTGAAGGGATCGGACGAATTGTAACCCCAGCTCTTGTCCCCCGGGAATTCGCACGGCGGCATGACTTCGACCGCGTTGACGCCGAGATTCTGGAGATGGTCCAGCCGCTCGATGACCGTGTCGAACGAGCTCGGCACCCAGGCTTCCGCGTTGTACGTGCCGGGATGCATTTCGTAAATCACCAGCTCGTTCCGGTACGGCGTGCTGAACGATCCCGAGCCCCAGTCGAACGCATCCGGATCGTAGAGGATGGAATTGCCCACGGAGTTGACCACCACGCGGGCGCGCGGATCGCGCTTGTCAAAGCTGTTGTTGATTCTGACCTTGTACTCGTCTCCGGCCTGGGCCCCGTTGATATCCCTGGACCACAGGCCGCCGCCCTCGCTGGTCAGCGCCGTCGTGCCCCAGCCCGTGAACTCGCCTTTGATGCCGACCGCGGTCGCGTTGGGCGCCCACACGCGGAAGGTGTATCCGGTGCCGGCGGCATCCGCGTAGGGGATCGGCCCCATGCCGGGCCGCGACGATTGCGCGCGGGATTGCACAACAAGACCGAGAAGGCAGAACACAACCGCCCGGCTTACAACACTGGAAACGCGTAAGGGCATGGCCTTCGGTAAAACATTTTACCGCTTCCCGGGTGCGCCGTTAATAGCAACCCGAAAAATGATTTACCACCGCTCGTAATGCAGGATTTCACAGGCTTCCTTGCGTACCTTCGGCCGCGGGGCCGCCTCGGGAAAACCCAGCGGCGTCATGGCCAGCGGCTCGATCTCCTCCGGCAGTCCGAGCGCAACCCGTACCCGCTTCGGATCGAACGCGCCGATCCAGCAGGTGCCCAACCCAAGGTCCGCCGCGCACAACGTCATGTGATCCATGGCGATCGCGCCGTCCACGGCCCCATAGTTCTTCCCATCCTGCCGCACCCACGCCCGGCTTGGTTCCGTGCAGACGACGATGATCGCCGGCGCCTTTCCGAACCAGTCGCGCGGGTAGGCCTGCTGCAGCTTCTGCCGGGCCGATTCCTCGCGTAAGACGATGAAATGCCACGGCTGCTTGTTCGCGGCGGACGGCGCGATCCGCCCCGCCTCCAGCACCTTCGCCAGCAGTTCCTCCGGCACGGGATCCGGTTTATAGGCCCGGATGCTGCTCCTCTTCGCCGCCAGTTCCAGAAAAGTCATGGGTCACTCCGGTTAGATCATGAGACAACATACCACGGAACCCGGAGGAAACTACGGAAGGCGCGAAACACGCGAAAACGAATGGCCTTCTTTCGCGCTTTTCGCGTGTTTCGTAATTCCTACTCCCGGATCTGCCCGCTGCCGAGGATGACGTACTTGTACGTGGTGAGTTCTTCGAGCCCCATGGGCCCGCGCGCGTGCAGCTTGTCGGTGCTGATGCCGATCTCGGCGCCCATGCCGAACTCGGCGCCGTCGGTGAAGCGCGTGGACGCGTTGACGTACACCGTGGCGGAGTCCACCTCCTGCGCGAAAAGCCTCTGCGCGGCCTCGGCCTGCGCCACGATCGCGTCGGAATGGCGCGAGCCGTACCGGTTGATGTGGGCCGCCGCGGCCTTGGTGTCCGCGACCACGCGCACGGCCAGGATCAGATCGAGATATTCCTCGGTCCAGTCCGATTCGACGGCTTGCTTCATCGCGGGCACGATCGCCCGCGCGGCGGCATCGCCCCGCAACTCCACCTTGCGCGCAGCCAGCCGCTCGGCCATCCGGGGCAGGAACGCCGCCGCGATCTTCTCGTGGACCAGGACTTTTTCAATCGCGTTACAGACGCCGGGCCGCTGGCACTTGGCGTTCTCGATGATGTTCAGCGCCATCTCGGCATCCGCGCTTTCATCCACGTAGACGTGGCAAACACCCTTGTAGTGCTTGATGACGGGCACGCGGGCCTGCTCGGCCACGGCGCGGATCAGGCCCTCGCCGCCCCGGGGAATGGCGAGGTCCACGCGGCCCTCCATCTGCACCAGTTCCCGGACCGCGTCGCGATCCGTGGTCTGGACCAGCTGGATCGCGTCCGCGGGAAGCCCCTTCTTCGCGCCGCCCTCTTGCATCGCCGCGGCAATGGCCGCGTTGGAGCGCACGGCCTCCTTGCCGCCGCGCAGGATCACGGCGTTGCCCGTCTTGATGCACAGCCCGGCGGAGTCGGCCGTTACGTTGGGCCGCGACTCGTAGATGATCGCGATGACGCCGATCGGCACGCGGATTTTCTGGATCACCAGCCCGTTGGGGCGTATCCAGCGGCTGATGCGCGCGCCGACGGGGTCCTTGAGCACCACGACGTTGCGCAGCCCCTTGACCATGCCGTCGATCCGCGCGTCGTTCAGCAGCAGGCGGTCGAGCAGGGCGTTCGAGAGGCCGGCCGCGCGGCCCGCCTCCATGTCGCGGGCGTTGGCCGCCTGGATCGCCTCGCGCCGGGCCTCGATCTCGTCCGCCATGGCCTCGAGCATGGAATTCTTCCGGCGGCTAGACAGCCGCGCCAGCGCGCGCGATGCCGCGAGCGCGCGGTCGCCCATCGCCAGCATTTCCTCGTGAAGGCTCATGTTTCCCCCTTCGCCGCTCCCTGGAGCACGACCATGTTATCCCGGTGCACTACTTCCTCGAAATCTGGCGAGCCCAGGAGGGCCGCGATCTCGGCCGTCTTGCGGCCCTGGATACGCCGGACCTCCGCGCTGGAATAGTCCGTCACCCCGCGCGCGAACGCCGGCCCGCCGGCGACGCGGATGTTCACCACGTCCCCGGCCTCGAACTCGCCCTCGACGCCCTTCACCCCGATCGGCAGAAGGCTGCGTCCCTTTTCCACCACGGCCAGCCTCGCCCCGTCGTCCACGACCAGGCTGCCCTTGGCCTTGTGGAAGAACGCAATCCACCGCTTCCGGCCGCTCAAGCCGGAGGGCTGGCCCGCGGCCAGGAGCGTGCCGACATCGGCCCCCGCCAGCACCTTCCCTATGGCCCCCGCCTGGCGGCCGTTGGCGATGACCACGGGGGTGCCGACGCCCGCGACGGTATCCGCCGCCTGGAGCTTCGACATCATCCCGCCCGTGGATAGTTCGCTCCCCTTGCCCACGGCAAGGGCCAGGGCCTCCTCGCTGACACCCTTGAGGAATGGCACGCGCCGGGTGCGCCCGCCGGCCGTGGGCGCGCGGAACCCGTCCACGGTCGTCAGCAGGACCAGCAGGTCGGCCTGGATCAGCAGCGCGACGAGCGAGGCCAGCAGGTCGTTGTCACCGAACT
It includes:
- a CDS encoding alpha amylase C-terminal domain-containing protein, which codes for MGPIPYADAAGTGYTFRVWAPNATAVGIKGEFTGWGTTALTSEGGGLWSRDINGAQAGDEYKVRINNSFDKRDPRARVVVNSVGNSILYDPDAFDWGSGSFSTPYRNELVIYEMHPGTYNAEAWVPSSFDTVIERLDHLQNLGVNAVEVMPPCEFPGDKSWGYNSSDPFTVESALGGPDAFKRFVKACHERGIAVLVDVVHNHYGPSDLDLWTFDGWSQNGLGGIYFYNEYAKANTWWGNTRPDFGRSEVQDYIRDQIFMWLEEYRVDGFRWDSVFNIVYYNNGANHNADGEAMLRDINWEMGQSYPGKIRIAEDHAFDYSMNFDSQWHVGFHDDLKYQVTRSSDADRSMSTVASLLNGWPSHNRVIFSESHDTVGDLNSKVRLPRDIDAGNPDSIWARRRALLAAGIVMTAPGVPMLFQGQEMHETWTFSAEQSLRWSLTNTYSGIVRAYGDMIRLRRNLAGATGGLKGTGINVHHIDNANKVIAYTRWDAGGGADDVVVVANFSVNNWTNNSYSIQFPSAGTWYSHFNGDSTNYQADFGHIGPASVVAAGSPPTAAVNMGMYSVQIFSKEEHVTPGEVSFDPAAPGGCVEVKITYDPLDHPLKDAAQVNIYLGRNEWQDVVDVPMSNHVGGTWEYTHTIAPGTYRLDLAFNDGAGTWDNNIGADWQLSVSGCGGGTPAEVTVSPPAPQGCVPVTITYRENEGPLTNAANVYLYIGHDGWLDASSPGTAMTESPAGTWTAAYSIPAGARRLNFVFHDGAGTWDNHYDQNWSVAVTNCWPAPPGIALTNPVGTISVPHDTSQYTLSGTATVATAGFLAWSNQFTGQTGSGAATARWSLAAVPIEVGTNYIRVAATNRPGNAAASDASSNTIYSAGWTNRSNGGTGWGGGWTLVGGASAGHYYATLPGSSNLNLASSAWGLWANNGGLSEARRPFAAPLGSGDVVRIGFENNWIETGKSTGLTLHNDEGHTLFEFYFGGGEATYRITDKTAGQGTAVGWTGNRLL
- a CDS encoding nitroreductase family protein, which produces MTFLELAAKRSSIRAYKPDPVPEELLAKVLEAGRIAPSAANKQPWHFIVLREESARQKLQQAYPRDWFGKAPAIIVVCTEPSRAWVRQDGKNYGAVDGAIAMDHMTLCAADLGLGTCWIGAFDPKRVRVALGLPEEIEPLAMTPLGFPEAAPRPKVRKEACEILHYERW
- a CDS encoding glutamate-5-semialdehyde dehydrogenase — encoded protein: MSLHEEMLAMGDRALAASRALARLSSRRKNSMLEAMADEIEARREAIQAANARDMEAGRAAGLSNALLDRLLLNDARIDGMVKGLRNVVVLKDPVGARISRWIRPNGLVIQKIRVPIGVIAIIYESRPNVTADSAGLCIKTGNAVILRGGKEAVRSNAAIAAAMQEGGAKKGLPADAIQLVQTTDRDAVRELVQMEGRVDLAIPRGGEGLIRAVAEQARVPVIKHYKGVCHVYVDESADAEMALNIIENAKCQRPGVCNAIEKVLVHEKIAAAFLPRMAERLAARKVELRGDAAARAIVPAMKQAVESDWTEEYLDLILAVRVVADTKAAAAHINRYGSRHSDAIVAQAEAAQRLFAQEVDSATVYVNASTRFTDGAEFGMGAEIGISTDKLHARGPMGLEELTTYKYVILGSGQIRE
- the proB gene encoding glutamate 5-kinase, which encodes MRGELAGARRVVVKIGSRVLVQRDGRPDLRRLRSLVRDLAATRRAGREIVVVSSGAIGAGMSVLGLKKRPAHLPDLQMAAAVGQSRLMALYDRLFSAEKCRVGQVLLTHADLNDRQRHLNARNTMMNLLRNGIIPIVNENDVVSVDEIKFGDNDLLASLVALLIQADLLVLLTTVDGFRAPTAGGRTRRVPFLKGVSEEALALAVGKGSELSTGGMMSKLQAADTVAGVGTPVVIANGRQAGAIGKVLAGADVGTLLAAGQPSGLSGRKRWIAFFHKAKGSLVVDDGARLAVVEKGRSLLPIGVKGVEGEFEAGDVVNIRVAGGPAFARGVTDYSSAEVRRIQGRKTAEIAALLGSPDFEEVVHRDNMVVLQGAAKGET